From the genome of Oncorhynchus clarkii lewisi isolate Uvic-CL-2024 chromosome 11, UVic_Ocla_1.0, whole genome shotgun sequence, one region includes:
- the LOC139420447 gene encoding insulin-induced gene 1 protein-like: protein MPRLEEHCWSRSCASRVESKTFSGGNWVASRAEEMMSIVTTVLSNAYGSLHSVRAAHLIRRGLVLFTVGVVLALVLNLLQLQRNVTLFPEEVMATLFSSAWWIPPCCGTAAAVVGLLYPCIDSHLGEPHKFKREWASVMRCIAVFVGINHASAKLHFANNAQLSLTLAALSLGLWWMFDRSRSGFGLGIGTAFLATVITQLLVYNGVYQYTYPDFLYARSWLPCIFFSGGVTVGNIGRQLAMGGVEKLHND, encoded by the exons ATGCCAAGACTAGAAGAACACTGTTGGAGTCGCTCCTGTGCATCTAGGGTGGAATCTAAGACTTTTTCTGGGGGAAACTGGGTCGCATCGAGAGCTGAAGAAATGATGTCCATTGTCACAACAGTGCTCAGCAATGCATATGGCTCGCTGCACAGTGTGCGAGCAGCACACTTGATCAGGCGGGGTCTCGTCCTTTTCACCGTGGGAGTTGTTCTTGCGTTGGTGCTCAACTTGCTGCAGTTACAAAGAAATGTGACTTTGTTTCCCGAAGAGGTGATGGCAACTTTGTTTTCATCAGCGTGGTGGATACCCCCTTGCTGCGGCACGGCAGCTG CTGTTGTTGGCCTGCTATACCCCTGCATCGACAGCCATCTAGGAGAGCCCCACAAGTTCAAGAGGGAATGGGCTAGTGTCATGAGATGCATTGCAGTGTTCGTTGGCATCAACCATGCCAGTGCT AAACTACACTTTGCCAATAATGCCCAGCTGTCCCTGACCCTGGCTGCCCTGTCCCTGGGACTGTGGTGGATGTTTGATCGCTCGAGGAGTGGCTTCGGCCTGGGCATCGGGACGGCATTCCTTGCCACCGTTATCACACAGCTGCTGGTCTACAACGGTGTCTATCA ATACACGTATCCAGACTTTCTGTATGCGCGCTCTTGGCTTCCATGCATATTCTTCTCAGGAGGAGTGACTGTGGGGAACATAGGACGCCAGCTAGCCATG